The sequence below is a genomic window from Candidatus Tanganyikabacteria bacterium.
GGCCGTGACGGCCATCGACATCAGGGAGTCCTTGTCGTCCTCGGTGAACGCGCCGATGCCGCGCCGTTCTTCGCGGTCGAAGACGCAAAGCACGCCCACCACCGGCATCTCGGCGGGATCGAATTCGTCGTTGAGGGGGCCCGTGCGGCCACCCTGCCGCCGCACCAGCAGCGGCACGGCCAGGCAGGAGTAGCACTCGACCTCGGCCGGGATCTCGGCGAGCGCGTCGAGCACCATGCCGGTCTTGCCCAGGATGACGGGTTCGAGCCAGCTTCGGGAAGCCGGGAAACGCATCCCGATCTCCCACTCCTTGAAGGCGAAGTTGAACGCCTCGTTGAGCTCCAGTTCGTCATGGGCGGCGTCGTAGGTGAAGAGGATGCCGCGGCGGGCGTTGACCAGGCTGACCGCCTCGCTGACCAGGATCCGGTGGATGGTGCCGGCGCGCAGCGACCCGTGGATCTTGAGGCCGATTTGCTGGAACTGGTGCAACTCGGTGCGGGCGCGGGCCTGCTCGGTGCGCTGGGCGCGCGAGTGAAGGGCGACGGCTATCTGCCTGCCCATCACCGAGAGGATGTTGAGCTCCAGCGGCGAGTAGGGCAGCAGGTCGCGCTTGGGGCCCAGGAGCGCCAGGCCGTAGACCTTGCCGCGGACGGCGAGCGGCACCCAGAATTCGGTCGGGAAGGCCGCGAGCGCGGTGCGGTTGTCCGCCATGAATAGGCGGTTGGCGTCGAAGCCCGGCTGGTCGGCCGGCCCGAACGGGAAGGCATCCTCCATGGCCCAGAACCGCTCGGTGACCTCGGTCAAGGTGAGGATCGGCCCGCGATCGGGGGCGTTGTCCGAGATCAGCAGTTCCATGCGCCGCGAGTCGCCCTTGAGCGTGAAGACCGAACCGCCTTCGGCGCCGATGTCCCGGACGATGCGCCCGAGAATCGGCCGCAGCACCAGCTTGAGGTTGGGGGCGGTCGAGACGTCGGCCGCCAGTTCGCCCAGATCGGACAGCGTTCCTATCAGGCGCTCGAGCGTCGTGAAGCCCGGCCCGAGCGGAGCGGTCTTGGCCATCAGGCGGAAAGCGCGGCGAGCGCCGCCTCTTCGGTCTCTTCGATGCCGGCGAACTGGGCGAGACCCATGATGGTGAAGGTCTTGGCGATCA
It includes:
- a CDS encoding sensor domain-containing diguanylate cyclase translates to MAKTAPLGPGFTTLERLIGTLSDLGELAADVSTAPNLKLVLRPILGRIVRDIGAEGGSVFTLKGDSRRMELLISDNAPDRGPILTLTEVTERFWAMEDAFPFGPADQPGFDANRLFMADNRTALAAFPTEFWVPLAVRGKVYGLALLGPKRDLLPYSPLELNILSVMGRQIAVALHSRAQRTEQARARTELHQFQQIGLKIHGSLRAGTIHRILVSEAVSLVNARRGILFTYDAAHDELELNEAFNFAFKEWEIGMRFPASRSWLEPVILGKTGMVLDALAEIPAEVECYSCLAVPLLVRRQGGRTGPLNDEFDPAEMPVVGVLCVFDREERRGIGAFTEDDKDSLMSMAVTAGASIENARLYEQATVDGLTRLFIRRHFDMKLADELARAGQAALPLSLLLVDIDKFKTFNDTYGHQTGDQVLRSVAQLFARNVRDDIDVAARYGGEEMAAILPETDIDEAMRVAERIRRAVESHAVPGPDGQLLAVTISIGVAVFPHHAGDPELLVAAADAALYDSKHNGRNRVTLCSRQNPGLDPGATHPSNPQPAPRS